One genomic segment of Hordeum vulgare subsp. vulgare chromosome 2H, MorexV3_pseudomolecules_assembly, whole genome shotgun sequence includes these proteins:
- the LOC123430331 gene encoding uncharacterized protein LOC123430331 yields MASPMVAAPIRINSLRYAPPSPAPRGRFVAARVRASAEAMATEKLGVRVERNPAESRLSELGVRQWPKWGCEKSKFPWTYSAKETCYLLQGKVKVYPDGEEGFVEIAAGDLVVFPKGMSCTWDVTEAVDKHYKFE; encoded by the exons ATGGCGAGCCCAATGGTGGCGGCTCCAATCCGCATCAACAGCCTCAGATACGCCCCTCCTTCCCCAGCACCCAGAGGACGGTTCGTGGCGGCGAGGGTGAGGGCGTCGGCGGAGGCGATGGCGACGGAGAAGCTCGGCGTGAGGGTGGAGCGCAACCCGGCTGAGTCCCGCCTCTCGGAGCTCGGCGTCCGCCAGTGGCCCAA GTGGGGGTGCGAGAAGAGCAAGTTCCCGTGGACCTACTCGGCCAAGGAGACATGCTACCTGCTgcaggggaaggtgaaggtgtaCCCGGACGGCGAGGAGGGGTTCGTGGAGATCGCTGCCGGGGACCTGGTGGTGTTCCCCAAGGGGATGAGCTGCACCTGGGACGTCACCGAGGCCGTCGACAAGCACTACAAGTTCGAGTAG